Proteins found in one Candidatus Tisiphia endosymbiont of Beris chalybata genomic segment:
- a CDS encoding IS630 family transposase: MVPIYFFDETRFGTNTKHGLGWFEKGSRTPVPTKLGFKSFYLYSATNHRDGDSFSLIIPNVDKACMQVFLNEFAKHITTKVILVMDGAGWHKGLTIPANIEIMYLPPYSPELNPVERLWQHLKDSVLKNKVYDCLTKLEDAVIEFIQSISIETIKSICNCSYIYL; this comes from the coding sequence ATGGTACCTATTTATTTTTTTGATGAGACTAGGTTTGGGACCAATACAAAACATGGTTTAGGATGGTTTGAAAAAGGCAGTAGGACTCCAGTTCCTACAAAGCTGGGATTTAAATCATTTTATCTTTATTCTGCTACAAATCATAGAGATGGAGACTCTTTTAGTTTAATTATTCCGAATGTTGATAAGGCCTGTATGCAAGTTTTTCTTAATGAATTTGCGAAACATATAACTACAAAAGTTATACTAGTGATGGATGGAGCTGGATGGCATAAAGGTCTTACAATACCAGCTAATATTGAGATTATGTACTTACCACCATATAGTCCAGAGTTAAATCCTGTAGAGAGGTTGTGGCAACATTTAAAAGATTCGGTATTAAAAAATAAAGTTTACGATTGTTTAACTAAACTTGAAGATGCTGTAATTGAATTTATTCAATCTATTTCAATAGAAACTATAAAATCTATATGTAATTGTTCATATATCTATTTATAA
- a CDS encoding ankyrin repeat domain-containing protein yields the protein MPSFDLISRNHSLYWDTQLQKAVELYNKYYTNNNIYPSQIARITRALQLNDPALITVLLYKARKQGLTLKICEFHFDKNIIHLLEATNTLSLPDYSLHPSHNSIFNKLLYSVNQDIRTKVVLIKLAILLYRVSVFNINSNDSNYQKTAQEIIIRYIPYLSRVGQNHIAAILQDLCFKILYPEERENILIYLHILYPNIENILQTMVNQLSQVLHNSNIKADLAYRIKPPDSIWVKTIVKDIDITELHDILALRVIVANKQECYQVIDIIHKCYKNIPLHFTDYIKSPKDNGYRSLHTVVIGPNNRNIEIQVRSIKMHQESQKGTAAHWKYKYRILYTQPTRHISYIILYNIALTHQGTRLVYSIIGSIIVINPVTKHNTYLYNLPLSFLFIGARILAPAFYDIIIPTDKEYNEKSKQFVELPVNNDSLIKDHLVTDLLLFCMQVNSYSILNIIDNKVTYNEKFQYFVSFIKEASTIPVVLTITKYNAPTILIAKNTLLLNIDPITADPITQLIISPHAKTYKCPSPCVLTSLAPTPKASYIQSGNAKTILHYAVLAGNHSAVQWLVMQGADIYARDDNNNTVLHCATEAEDIETIKWLISKNQDVFDKKQHKTILHLALAHNDFALVEWLIKQGADIHAKDENNASVLHYAAESGNLYIVEWLVRQGVDIHARDANNNTVLHCAAEAGNLYIVEWLVWQGADIFAKDNDNTSVLHCAVLSGDLYIVEWLVMRGADIHAKDNNNVSILHYAVLSGDLYLVGWLVWQGADIHAKDHNNNSVLHYAATYGNLETVEWLIRQGADIHAKDDSNNSVLHYAIMYGHLEIAQWLIKNGANIYENDNKNHTVLHLAVLSGELEMVQWVAKNIADIHPQDNNRTVLQYAALLGNFTIIKWLIKNVANIYESDDMPILRCDNIEDEWELAKWIEGKITDGVPDKENNIALQIGLQYIGRKLVQYLIEKGLVNDQGQYNKILNYAAGYGDLETVQWLTRWHQNYLPVEQNNTLELSRNSYQAGNFYVESTEEPFGAPKCAAALPSTSYSNSLIDASCSGSLLSNDVVLSGETSS from the coding sequence GTGCCATCTTTCGATTTGATATCGCGTAATCATAGCCTTTATTGGGATACGCAGCTTCAAAAGGCGGTAGAGCTGTATAATAAATATTATACTAATAATAATATTTATCCATCTCAAATAGCAAGAATTACTAGAGCTTTACAACTTAATGATCCTGCCTTAATAACAGTGTTATTGTATAAGGCGCGAAAACAAGGGCTTACGCTTAAGATATGTGAGTTTCATTTCGATAAGAATATTATACATTTGCTTGAGGCTACTAATACACTATCTCTTCCAGATTATTCCTTACATCCTTCGCATAACAGCATATTTAATAAATTATTATATAGTGTAAATCAAGATATAAGAACTAAAGTAGTGCTTATTAAACTTGCTATATTATTATATCGGGTCAGCGTATTTAACATAAATTCAAACGACTCTAATTATCAAAAAACTGCCCAAGAAATAATCATAAGATATATCCCATATCTATCAAGGGTAGGGCAAAATCATATAGCTGCTATACTGCAAGATTTATGCTTTAAAATATTATATCCAGAAGAAAGGGAGAATATTTTAATTTACCTACATATTTTGTATCCTAATATAGAGAATATTTTACAAACTATGGTTAACCAATTAAGTCAGGTATTACACAACTCCAATATTAAAGCTGATTTAGCCTATAGAATTAAACCTCCCGATTCAATTTGGGTCAAAACAATAGTGAAAGACATTGACATAACAGAGCTGCATGACATTCTCGCCTTAAGAGTTATTGTGGCAAATAAACAAGAATGTTACCAAGTAATAGATATTATTCATAAATGCTACAAAAATATACCGTTACATTTTACTGATTATATAAAAAGTCCTAAAGACAATGGTTATAGATCATTACATACAGTAGTGATAGGGCCTAATAACAGAAATATAGAAATACAAGTACGTTCTATTAAAATGCACCAAGAGTCTCAAAAAGGAACAGCAGCTCATTGGAAATACAAATATCGTATCCTTTATACGCAACCTACTCGACATATCTCGTATATTATACTCTATAATATTGCATTAACGCATCAGGGTACAAGGTTAGTTTACTCAATTATTGGTAGTATAATAGTAATTAATCCTGTTACAAAGCATAATACATATTTATACAATTTGCCTCTCTCATTTTTATTTATAGGAGCTAGAATTCTTGCTCCCGCCTTTTATGATATAATAATCCCAACAGACAAAGAGTATAATGAAAAATCAAAACAATTTGTTGAATTGCCTGTTAATAATGATAGCTTAATAAAGGATCATTTAGTAACTGATTTGTTATTATTTTGTATGCAAGTCAATAGTTATAGTATCCTTAATATTATAGATAATAAGGTTACCTATAACGAAAAATTTCAGTATTTTGTATCCTTCATAAAAGAAGCATCTACTATACCAGTAGTGTTAACTATTACTAAGTATAATGCTCCTACTATTTTAATAGCAAAAAATACATTATTATTAAATATTGATCCTATAACAGCTGATCCTATAACACAGCTTATAATATCTCCGCATGCTAAAACATACAAATGTCCTTCACCGTGTGTCCTTACTTCTCTAGCCCCAACACCTAAAGCTTCATATATTCAAAGTGGTAATGCTAAAACAATATTACATTACGCGGTGCTTGCTGGAAATCATAGCGCCGTACAATGGTTAGTAATGCAAGGAGCAGATATATATGCTAGAGATGATAATAACAATACGGTATTACATTGTGCTACTGAAGCGGAAGATATAGAGACAATTAAATGGCTAATATCTAAAAATCAAGATGTGTTTGATAAGAAGCAGCATAAAACTATCCTACATCTTGCTTTAGCTCATAATGACTTTGCTTTGGTAGAATGGTTGATAAAGCAGGGAGCAGATATACATGCTAAAGACGAAAATAACGCTTCCGTACTACATTATGCTGCAGAGTCAGGCAACTTATATATAGTAGAATGGTTGGTAAGGCAGGGAGTAGATATACATGCTAGAGATGCTAATAACAATACGGTATTACATTGTGCGGCAGAGGCGGGCAATTTATATATAGTAGAGTGGTTAGTGTGGCAGGGAGCAGATATATTTGCTAAGGACAATGATAACACATCTGTACTACATTGTGCTGTATTGTCTGGTGACTTATATATAGTAGAATGGTTAGTAATGCGGGGAGCAGATATCCATGCTAAGGACAATAATAACGTTTCTATATTACATTATGCTGTATTGTCTGGTGACTTATATCTAGTGGGGTGGTTAGTGTGGCAGGGAGCAGATATACATGCTAAAGATCACAATAACAATTCTGTATTACATTATGCTGCTACGTATGGAAATCTTGAGACAGTAGAATGGTTGATAAGGCAGGGAGCAGATATACATGCTAAAGATGATAGTAATAATTCTGTACTACATTACGCTATTATGTATGGTCATCTTGAAATAGCGCAGTGGTTGATAAAAAATGGGGCCAACATTTATGAGAATGATAATAAGAATCATACAGTATTACATCTGGCAGTTCTTTCTGGAGAGTTAGAGATGGTACAATGGGTAGCAAAAAATATAGCAGATATACATCCTCAAGATAATAATAGGACAGTATTGCAATATGCTGCTTTGTTAGGAAATTTCACGATAATTAAATGGTTAATAAAGAACGTAGCAAATATTTATGAAAGTGATGATATGCCAATATTGCGTTGCGATAATATAGAAGATGAGTGGGAGTTGGCGAAATGGATAGAAGGTAAAATAACAGATGGGGTTCCAGATAAAGAGAATAATATAGCGTTGCAGATAGGGTTACAGTATATAGGGCGAAAATTAGTACAGTATTTAATAGAGAAAGGCCTAGTAAATGATCAAGGCCAATATAATAAGATATTAAATTATGCTGCCGGATATGGAGATTTAGAAACAGTACAATGGTTAACTCGCTGGCACCAAAATTATTTGCCCGTAGAACAAAATAATACATTAGAGCTCTCCCGAAACTCATATCAAGCTGGTAATTTCTACGTCGAATCTACTGAAGAACCCTTTGGTGCGCCCAAGTGCGCTGCAGCTTTGCCCTCCACCTCTTACTCAAATTCCCTGATCGATGCGAGCTGCTCGGGAAGTCTATTATCAAATGATGTCGTTTTATCTGGAGAAACCTCCTCTTGA
- a CDS encoding helix-turn-helix domain-containing protein produces MPKVSKMINDELVLKAREALNNGGKNGVVVTRLKAILASSKHGIKKVAEVYDINRSSLHRWVALFRDQGIDGLKNIAKPSRSKLNTAQKDEIKTLIKRDSSITIKKLKIVIKEKFDIDIEKSSIHRMLGALGFRHITGRKRHYKADTSSQEEFKKKSTTSTPR; encoded by the coding sequence ATGCCTAAAGTATCAAAAATGATAAATGACGAATTAGTATTAAAAGCAAGGGAAGCTTTGAATAACGGAGGGAAGAATGGTGTTGTAGTAACAAGATTAAAAGCCATACTAGCATCGAGTAAGCATGGTATTAAGAAAGTAGCGGAAGTTTATGATATCAACAGATCTTCGCTACATAGATGGGTTGCTCTATTTCGAGATCAAGGCATTGATGGTCTCAAGAACATAGCAAAGCCTTCTAGATCAAAATTAAATACTGCTCAAAAAGATGAGATTAAAACTTTGATAAAGAGAGACAGTAGTATTACGATTAAGAAATTAAAGATAGTGATAAAAGAAAAATTTGATATAGATATAGAAAAATCTAGTATACATAGAATGCTAGGGGCACTTGGGTTTAGGCATATTACTGGTAGAAAGAGGCATTACAAAGCTGACACATCTTCTCAAGAAGAATTCAAAAAAAAATCTACAACAAGTACACCAAGATAA